A single genomic interval of Zingiber officinale cultivar Zhangliang chromosome 4A, Zo_v1.1, whole genome shotgun sequence harbors:
- the LOC121971613 gene encoding probable UDP-3-O-acyl-N-acetylglucosamine deacetylase 1, mitochondrial, with protein sequence MKDGLQVEGMRQAGLIKGGSVDNAIVCSATAGWLNPPLRFSDEPCRHKVLDLVGDISLFAQNGNQGLPIAHIIAYKAGHALHADFVRLLSRSSTAQVKD encoded by the exons ATGAAAGATGGGCTGCAGGTTGAGGGAATGCGCCAAGCTGGGCTAATTAAGGGTGGATCAGTTGATAATGCTATTGTTTGCAG TGCCACTGCTGGTTGGTTAAATCCACCATTACGTTTCTCTGATGAGCCTTGTCGCCATAAGGTTTTAGATCTTGTGGGAGACATCTCACTCTTTGCTCAAAATGGAAATCAGGGGCTTCCCATTGCACACATAATTGCCTATAag GCTGGCCATGCCCTGCATGCTGACTTCGTGCGATTGCTATCAAGATCATCGACAGCACAAGTGAAAGATTAG